The Chthoniobacterales bacterium genome includes the window CCAAAACTTTCATGAGCGTGCTCTTCCCCGAACCGCTAGCGCCCATCACGCAAACGAGCTCGCCCCGGTTGATAGAAAAGGAGACGCCCTCCAGCCCGACCTCGGCATTCCCAAACCGATGGGTAATGTCCACCACTTCGAGCGAACGAATGATGTTGCGCTCTTCCTCGATGATTCGCTCGGAGAAATTGCAGCGCAAAAACTGCCCGACATCGATCCGGATCGTATCCCCATCCTGGAGAGGAGTGGTGCCTTTGACCGGCGTCTCGCCCACCATGATGGGCCGGTCGGCGTCGATCACTTCCAGGGTCCCGACGCGCTTGTCGTAATCGCACAGAATCTTCAACAACACATCGCCGCTCGTGCCGGGCGAGAGAAGAATGTCGTCTTCCTCGAGCATGCTTGGATTGTTGGAAACGAGATACTCGGATTTGGAGGCCTTGAGCTGAAAGCGACCGCCCATGGCGCGCGCCCGCCGGCGCAAATCGATCAGGTCCATTTCGCTGTCGTTGTGAAAAACGATCCGATCTTCCAGGGTCGCCTCGACCGTGGTGCCGGATTTCAGCTTCACCCCGTTGAGGACGGCATCCACTTCCCGCAACGCTTTCACCCGGACCTTCAAACCGAAGGTGACTTCCAGGGCGCTTTCCCGCGAGCGGGACCGTTCCAGTTGCACTTCATCCGCATCCTTGTGGACGCGGACAAAAATTTGCGGCAGCGAAACATTCTTCTTCGCGTTGAAATAGGCCGCCAGTTCCTGGTAGGTCAGAAACTGATCGCCCACCAGGATCCGCTGGCCCGGATAGATCCGGCAAAAACCGCCGCGGAGGAGCGGCCGGCCCCGCACCGAAACAGTCTGGCCGGTGTAATTCTTGAGCAGGATCAAATCGTGATAGCGAAAGGCGAGCAGCCGGTCGTTTTCAGTCAGGCTTTTCAGGACGACGTCCGCCGCACCGTTGGTCCCGAAAGAGAGCGACTCGAGAGGAGAGGCGCCGCGCTGGTAAATGGAGGCGTCCGCATCCTCCGAAGCGTTCAACTGATAAACGATATCGATCGCCTGGGCCGCCATCCCGAGCTGCGACATGAAGGAGTAAAACGCGACCACCTGCTCCTGTTTCAGGCCCGCCTGCGAAATCAGGTCGTAAAGTTGAACGCCGAGCATGATCTTGCGATCGGTGCTCAGCTGCGCGGACAGTTTCTGCGCCATGGCCGAGAGGTCCTGCTGCTCGTAAAGCGCCTGGCGGAAGAGCTGGCGGAGCTCGGAGTAGACCGCTTCTGGATAATCGTAGCGAAGAAACCCGAGGCTGGAGTCGATCTCCTCCTCGAGCAAAACACCGTCGGCTTTCGAAAAACTGGCGAGCACCTGGATGAGGAGCGGCAGGAGGTTCGGCCCTTCCGAAACGCTGCGCGGTTTGCGGAGCGCGCGGCGCATCCAGCGCCGGCTTCTTCGCTGAATGCGATAAGCAAACGGCGTGACCTTCTGCACGGCGCGGTCGATCTTATCTGCGACTCTTGCTAGGGCGGTCATGGTTAAGGTCGCGCAAAATTACCGCACGGAGGGGGTAACCGCAATGCGCGCGCTTGGAGCTGGCGCGCCCTCGCGCCGGCCTGTTGGCGTGGCCAGTCCCCAACGGCTCGCCGCGGCGAGCCGTCTCCACCCCGTAAGACCATGGTCTCATTGCATTGGCAAAAGATCATGTTAGCCTTTTTGCGCCCGCCAAAAGCGGGCTGCACATCCTATGGCCCAGCCTGATCGCAACTCGCAAAAGGACAACAAAAACCGCGGGAACGAGCCCAGCTTTAACTGGCGCGGCGTCATCCTCATCGCCATCGCTTTCGCCCTGATCGGCCTGGCCGTTCTTTTCCGCGGCGGCGCTTACGCGAACTACGAAGACGTCCCCTACAATCGCTTCCTCGAATTGCTCGAGAACAAGCAGATCGTGGTCGACAAGAATTTCCCGCTTCAGCTCGTTTACGAAGAAGGCCGGCCGACCCAGACCCTTCGGGGCGCCTACATTAAGCAGGCCATCGGGCCCAACCAAGCCCAGCAGGTCCCCTTCCGCACGACGGTGGCCCTGAATTACGCGACCAATCTCCAGGAAAAACTCAGCGCCGCCGGGATTCAGCCCGCCATTCGGACCGATTCCAACCTGATGGCCCAAACCCTGGTCGGTTTCCTGCCGATCGCGCTTTTCCTTTTGGTTCTCTATTTCCTCTTCCGCCAGCAGATCCGCATGGCCGGCAAGGGGGCGTTGAACTTCGGCAAGTCCAAGGCGCGGATGCTGGCGCGGGACAAGAACAAGATCACGTTCAAGGACGTCGCCGGTGTCGAGGAAGCCAAGGATGAAGTCCAGGAGCTCGTTGAATTTTTGCGCGACCCGAAAAAGTTCCAGAAGCTCGGCGGCCGCATTCCGAAAGGCGTCCTGCTGGTCGGACCTCCGGGAACCGGTAAGACGCTCCTGGCGCGGGCCATCGCTGGCGAAGCCGATGTGCCGTTCTTCTCGATCAGCGGATCGGATTTCGTGGAGATGTTCGTCGGCGTCGGCGCTTCCCGCGTTCGCGATATGTTCGAGCAGGGAAAGAAATCGGCGCCCTGCATTATTTTCATCGATGAAATTGACGCGGTCGGCCGGCATCGCGGCCATGGCGTGGGCGGCGGCCATGACGAGCGTGAACAAACCCTGAATGCGTTGCTCGTCGAAATGGACGGCTTCGATACCCAGGAAGGCGTCATCATTATCGCCGCCACCAACCGCCCCGACGTTCTCGACCCGGCGCTCCTGCGTCCCGGCCGTTTCGATCGCCAGATCACGGTGAATTTGCCGGACGTAAAGGGCCGCGAAGAAATCCTGCGCGTGCATTCCAAGAAAGTGAAACTGGCCGAAGGCGTCGATCTCCAGGTCGTGGCTCGCGGCACTCCCGGATATTCCGGTGCGGAATTGGCGAACGTGATCAACGAGGCGGCCTTGCTCGCAGCACGTCGTGGATTGAAGGGAATCACCCTCAAGGAACTCGAAGAAGCGCGCGACAAAGTCCGCTGGGGCAAGGAACGCCGCAGCATGGCGTTGAGCGAGAAAGAGAAAACGAACACCGCTTATCACGAAGCCGGGCACGCCCTGCTCCTCGAACTGCTGCCGCACACGGAGCCGCTTCACAAAGTTACGATCATCCCGCGCGGTCCTTCGCTCGGTTCGACCATGTGGCTGCCCGAGGAGGACAAGTACACCAACCGCAAGAACGAGCTCATCGCCGGCCTCGCCGTCGGGATGGGCGGTCGGGTCGCCGAGGAAATTGTTTTTGGCGACGTCACCAACGGCGCCCGCGGCGACATCAAACAGGCTACCGCCGTTGCTCGCCGGATGGTTTGTGAGTGGGGGATGAGCCAAAAAATGGGAATGGTCGAATACGGCGAGCACGAGGATTACGTCTTCCTCGGCCGCGACATCTCACGGGCCCGCGATTACTCGGAAGCGACCGCCGAACAAATCGACGGCGAAGTCCGCAAGCTGATCGACGATGCCTACCAGACCGCAACGAATGTTCTCACGGAGCACCGCGCATCGCTCGAAGCCATCGCCAAAGCGTTGCTCGAGTACGAGACCCTCGACGGCGCCCAGATCAAGGAAATCATCGAGCACGGCCGCCTCATCAATCCGCCTCCCGGCAACCCGCCGCCCACCCAGAAAATGCCTCCCGAAAAACCGCCGAAGCAGGTCGTCGTCGCTCCCGACGTCACCCCACCTCTCCCCGGCGCCCTCGGGGGCGCTCCGGCGTAAACAGAGCGCGCTGGGCGACGACGCCCAGAAACAGGCATGAGATGGCGTAACGAATCTCTTTGGGCCATCGCCATTTTAGCGGTCTGCGTCCTCGTCTTCGCCAATTCGCTCGGCGGCGAATTCGTTTATGACGACACGCGGCAGGTCGTTCAAAATACCCTGATCCAGGACAACGCACAGATCTGGAAGGCGCTCACCTCTGATG containing:
- the ftsH gene encoding ATP-dependent zinc metalloprotease FtsH, with product MAQPDRNSQKDNKNRGNEPSFNWRGVILIAIAFALIGLAVLFRGGAYANYEDVPYNRFLELLENKQIVVDKNFPLQLVYEEGRPTQTLRGAYIKQAIGPNQAQQVPFRTTVALNYATNLQEKLSAAGIQPAIRTDSNLMAQTLVGFLPIALFLLVLYFLFRQQIRMAGKGALNFGKSKARMLARDKNKITFKDVAGVEEAKDEVQELVEFLRDPKKFQKLGGRIPKGVLLVGPPGTGKTLLARAIAGEADVPFFSISGSDFVEMFVGVGASRVRDMFEQGKKSAPCIIFIDEIDAVGRHRGHGVGGGHDEREQTLNALLVEMDGFDTQEGVIIIAATNRPDVLDPALLRPGRFDRQITVNLPDVKGREEILRVHSKKVKLAEGVDLQVVARGTPGYSGAELANVINEAALLAARRGLKGITLKELEEARDKVRWGKERRSMALSEKEKTNTAYHEAGHALLLELLPHTEPLHKVTIIPRGPSLGSTMWLPEEDKYTNRKNELIAGLAVGMGGRVAEEIVFGDVTNGARGDIKQATAVARRMVCEWGMSQKMGMVEYGEHEDYVFLGRDISRARDYSEATAEQIDGEVRKLIDDAYQTATNVLTEHRASLEAIAKALLEYETLDGAQIKEIIEHGRLINPPPGNPPPTQKMPPEKPPKQVVVAPDVTPPLPGALGGAPA